From a region of the Flavobacterium sediminilitoris genome:
- a CDS encoding response regulator transcription factor, which translates to MKIGILEDHALIAELLKENLNLKLGYDKIYIFNNSEKLFSLLQNEKLDFLFLDMYINDENGINVLKECRKRYNKEELKIIILSSSVEPKIISDSFKYEANGYVTKHESMDEIIEVFQNLIEFPLKNRVSSSVSDILLEYNISGDKIKLSPREEQLLTLICNAKSAKEIAYELGLSLNTIHYYTKRLMIKMGVNRTPDLILKAIEKGYHFIN; encoded by the coding sequence ATGAAGATAGGTATTTTAGAGGACCATGCTTTAATTGCTGAATTGTTAAAAGAAAATTTAAATTTGAAATTAGGATATGATAAAATTTATATTTTTAATAATTCAGAAAAATTGTTTTCACTTTTGCAAAATGAGAAATTAGATTTCTTATTTTTAGATATGTATATTAACGATGAAAATGGAATTAATGTATTAAAGGAATGTAGAAAAAGATACAATAAAGAAGAATTAAAAATAATTATTTTAAGTTCATCTGTTGAACCAAAAATAATTTCAGATTCTTTTAAATATGAAGCAAATGGATATGTTACAAAACATGAAAGCATGGATGAAATCATTGAAGTTTTTCAAAATTTAATAGAGTTTCCTTTAAAGAATAGAGTTAGTAGTAGTGTTTCTGATATTTTATTAGAATACAATATATCGGGAGATAAAATAAAGTTATCACCACGAGAAGAACAGTTACTAACTTTAATTTGTAATGCTAAATCAGCAAAAGAAATTGCATACGAATTAGGTTTAAGCTTAAATACAATTCATTATTACACAAAAAGATTGATGATAAAAATGGGTGTAAATAGAACACCTGATTTAATATTAAAAGCAATAGAAAAAGGGTATCATTTTATAAATTAA
- a CDS encoding proline dehydrogenase family protein has product MEKIFNNTEVAFSLKSDTELERAYFLFKLIESQPLVRIGTAVTNFALKAHLPVEGLIRSTVFDHFCGGINENDCLSVVDKMFTKGVSSVLDYSVEGKEEEAQFDAALDMTLKTIEFAKERLAIPFAVFKPTGFGRFALYEKLGEGKSLSPEEQIEWDRVVARFDKVCSVAHEKDVALLIDGEESWMQDAADDLVAEMMRKYNKEKAIVFNTLQMYRWDRLDYLKKLYTLAKVDGFYIGMKLVRGAYMEKENKRAEEKGYPTPICASKQATDENYDAAVVYMLENIEKMAIFAGTHNENSSYRLMELMAEKGIAKNDARIFFGQLFGMSDNISYNLAESGYNVAKYLPFGPVRDVMPYLIRRAEENTSVAGQTSRELDLIKKERARRKL; this is encoded by the coding sequence ATGGAAAAAATATTTAATAATACTGAGGTTGCTTTTTCATTAAAAAGTGATACTGAACTAGAAAGAGCTTATTTTTTATTTAAATTGATTGAGAGTCAGCCACTAGTTAGAATAGGAACTGCTGTTACAAATTTTGCTTTAAAAGCACATTTACCAGTTGAAGGTTTAATAAGAAGTACCGTTTTTGATCACTTTTGTGGTGGAATAAATGAGAACGATTGTCTTTCTGTTGTTGATAAGATGTTTACAAAAGGAGTTTCTTCAGTTTTGGATTATTCAGTAGAAGGTAAAGAAGAAGAAGCTCAGTTTGATGCTGCTTTAGATATGACATTAAAGACAATTGAATTTGCTAAAGAACGTTTAGCTATTCCTTTTGCTGTTTTTAAGCCAACAGGTTTTGGTCGTTTTGCATTATATGAAAAATTAGGAGAAGGTAAATCATTATCTCCAGAGGAGCAGATTGAATGGGATAGAGTAGTAGCTCGATTTGATAAAGTTTGTAGTGTTGCACATGAAAAAGATGTAGCCCTGTTAATTGATGGAGAAGAAAGTTGGATGCAAGATGCTGCTGATGATTTAGTAGCTGAAATGATGAGAAAGTATAATAAAGAGAAGGCTATTGTTTTTAATACTTTACAAATGTATCGATGGGATAGACTTGATTATCTTAAAAAACTATACACTTTGGCTAAAGTTGATGGTTTTTACATAGGAATGAAGTTAGTTCGTGGTGCTTACATGGAGAAAGAAAATAAACGTGCAGAAGAAAAAGGCTATCCAACACCTATTTGTGCTAGTAAACAAGCTACAGATGAAAATTATGATGCAGCAGTTGTTTATATGTTAGAAAATATAGAGAAGATGGCTATTTTTGCAGGAACACATAATGAAAATAGTTCATATCGTTTGATGGAATTGATGGCCGAGAAAGGTATTGCTAAAAATGATGCTCGTATCTTTTTTGGACAATTATTTGGAATGAGTGATAATATTAGTTACAATTTAGCAGAGAGTGGTTATAATGTAGCAAAATACCTTCCTTTTGGTCCTGTAAGAGATGTTATGCCATATTTAATAAGAAGAGCAGAAGAAAACACTTCTGTTGCAGGACAAACAAGTAGAGAACTTGATTTGATTAAAAAAGAAAGAGCTAGAAGAAAGTTATAA
- the aroB gene encoding 3-dehydroquinate synthase, with translation MQTIIANNYHVFFNEKGYQYLSEILVPKDYSKIFILVDENTSNHCLPKFLSMLSTEVEIEIIELEAGEENKNIETCLQIWHSLTELGGDRKSIILNLGGGVITDIGGFIACTFKRGIDFINIPTTLLSMVDASIGGKNGVDLGNLKNQIGIIREPKAVIIDTLFLETLPGNQMRSGFAEMLKHGLIFDREYWNKLKNVSSLNTNDLNSLIHESVEIKNKIVSEDITENGIRKSLNFGHTLGHAIESYFLENTEKQSLLHGEAIAIGMILEGFISKEKGLLTDEEYQELKYVISDIYDPIEFNEVDIKNCIDLLIYDKKNEFGTIQFALLNGIGKIKINEQSSNELIFKAFENYKS, from the coding sequence ATGCAGACTATTATAGCTAATAATTATCACGTTTTTTTTAACGAAAAAGGATATCAATATTTATCTGAAATTCTAGTTCCAAAAGACTATTCGAAAATATTTATTCTAGTTGATGAGAATACTTCAAATCATTGTCTACCAAAATTTTTATCAATGTTATCTACAGAAGTAGAAATCGAAATAATAGAGCTAGAAGCAGGAGAAGAAAATAAAAACATAGAAACGTGTTTACAAATTTGGCATTCATTAACTGAATTAGGAGGAGATAGAAAAAGTATCATTCTTAATTTAGGTGGAGGCGTTATTACAGATATTGGTGGATTTATTGCTTGTACTTTCAAAAGAGGGATTGATTTTATAAACATACCCACTACTCTATTATCAATGGTAGATGCATCAATAGGTGGAAAAAATGGAGTCGATTTAGGAAATCTAAAAAATCAAATAGGAATTATTAGAGAACCCAAAGCCGTAATTATTGATACATTATTTTTAGAAACATTACCTGGAAACCAAATGCGTTCTGGATTTGCAGAAATGTTAAAACATGGATTAATATTTGACAGAGAATATTGGAATAAATTAAAAAATGTATCTTCCTTAAATACAAATGATTTAAATAGTTTAATTCATGAATCAGTTGAGATAAAAAACAAAATAGTTTCTGAAGATATAACTGAAAATGGAATTCGAAAATCACTAAATTTTGGACATACATTAGGGCATGCAATTGAAAGTTATTTTCTTGAAAACACAGAAAAACAAAGCTTACTACATGGAGAAGCTATTGCAATAGGAATGATTTTAGAAGGTTTTATATCTAAAGAGAAAGGACTGTTAACTGATGAAGAATATCAAGAATTAAAATATGTAATTAGTGATATCTACGATCCTATAGAATTTAATGAAGTTGATATCAAAAATTGTATAGATTTATTGATTTATGACAAAAAAAATGAATTTGGAACCATTCAGTTTGCCTTATTAAATGGTATTGGAAAAATAAAAATTAACGAACAAAGTTCTAATGAATTGATTTTTAAAGCTTTTGAAAATTATAAATCATAA
- a CDS encoding arginine decarboxylase, with protein sequence MNTKYYDLINQTFYFPQEEFTLQKDTLQFHGIDLMKLVEEYGTPLKFTYLPKISKNIKRAKTWFRNAMEKHDYDAKYFYCYCTKSSHFEFVLNEALKNNIHIETSSAFDINIVEKLIEEGKINKNTFVICNGFKRDQYIENIARLINNGHKNTIPIIDNYEELDLLQEQIKSKIKIGIRIAAEEEPKFEFYTSRLGIGYKNIVPFYRKQIQENKKVELKMLHFFINTGIRDTAYYWNELLKCMKVYISLKKECPSLDSLNIGGGFPIKNSLAFEYDYQYMIDEILNQIKIACDEAEVPVPNIYTEFGSFTVGESGGAIYEVLYQKQQNDRENWNMIDSSFITTLPDTWAINKRFVMLAVNRWNDTYERVLLGGMTCDSDDYYNSEQHMNAVYLPKYNKEKPLYIGFFNTGAYQETIGGFGGLHHCLIPQPKHILIDRDKNGILATEIFSEQQNANDVLNILGYNKNK encoded by the coding sequence ATGAATACAAAATATTATGATTTAATAAATCAAACATTTTATTTTCCACAAGAAGAATTTACATTACAGAAAGATACACTTCAATTTCACGGAATCGACTTAATGAAATTAGTTGAAGAATATGGTACACCGTTGAAATTTACTTATTTACCAAAAATTTCTAAAAACATAAAAAGAGCTAAAACTTGGTTTAGAAATGCAATGGAAAAGCATGACTATGATGCTAAATATTTCTATTGCTATTGTACAAAAAGTTCTCATTTTGAATTTGTTTTAAACGAAGCTCTAAAAAATAACATTCACATAGAAACTTCATCTGCTTTTGATATAAATATTGTAGAAAAACTGATTGAAGAAGGAAAAATAAACAAGAACACCTTTGTTATATGTAACGGATTTAAACGTGATCAATACATTGAAAACATTGCACGATTAATTAATAATGGTCATAAAAATACTATTCCTATTATTGATAATTACGAAGAATTAGATCTTTTACAAGAACAAATTAAAAGTAAAATTAAGATTGGAATCCGTATTGCTGCTGAAGAAGAACCTAAATTTGAATTCTATACTTCAAGATTAGGTATTGGATATAAGAATATAGTTCCATTCTACAGAAAACAAATTCAAGAAAATAAAAAAGTAGAACTAAAAATGCTTCACTTTTTTATTAATACAGGAATACGAGATACTGCTTATTACTGGAATGAACTTTTAAAATGTATGAAAGTATACATTTCATTAAAAAAAGAATGTCCTTCATTAGACAGTTTAAATATTGGTGGTGGTTTTCCAATCAAAAACTCATTAGCTTTTGAATATGATTATCAATATATGATTGATGAAATACTGAATCAAATAAAAATTGCTTGTGATGAAGCTGAAGTTCCTGTACCAAATATTTATACAGAATTTGGTTCATTTACGGTTGGTGAATCTGGAGGTGCTATCTATGAAGTTTTATATCAAAAGCAACAAAATGATAGAGAAAATTGGAATATGATTGACTCTTCTTTCATTACTACATTACCAGATACTTGGGCTATCAACAAACGATTTGTAATGTTAGCTGTAAATCGCTGGAATGACACTTACGAAAGAGTACTTCTAGGTGGAATGACTTGTGATAGTGATGATTATTACAATTCAGAACAACATATGAATGCAGTTTATTTACCAAAATATAACAAAGAAAAGCCATTATATATTGGATTCTTCAATACAGGTGCTTATCAAGAAACAATTGGAGGATTTGGAGGATTACATCACTGTTTAATTCCACAACCAAAACACATTCTAATTGATCGTGATAAAAATGGAATTTTAGCAACTGAAATTTTTTCAGAGCAACAAAATGCAAATGATGTTTTAAACATTTTAGGTTATAATAAAAACAAATAA